A single genomic interval of Kineosporia corallincola harbors:
- a CDS encoding hybrid sensor histidine kinase/response regulator — MAVDDSAARRTGPWPAAPVPVMVPLFAVVYAAAVLVGRLSRLPGTSLSLVWPAAAVAFVWLLWASSRGRRTLAVSALTLTVLAGGINYLTGAVSIGVAAALGAANLVQGLTETFLVRRFRPDAWQLRRSPDLAVWVMSCVGGAAAGALLGPAALAATSHLEFWPLAGAWTLRNAANTFVFAALVLRVAAHGPADLVPPRERELELVLAVITFVVAYGVVFGFADGLPLAYLVLPLSMWFSLRFSTTVVAAHVWLVAAGVLLLTLAGHGPFAATSPATRVLLAQAFIAIVALVALLLALHRDERQELISQLRRARATADQQAQELRIASRHKSDFLATMSHEIRTPLNGVLGYTSLLAETPGSPQAGDWIAGADVAGHVLLDIVNDSLDMAKIEAGGIELEQVPLDLVAVAREALLPSQPRAEATGIDLRLEVADRLHAHRLGDPTRLRQVLTNLVANAVKFTERGSVTLTLEDAGDRVRLCVTDTGIGMDADQLRNLFTPFAQASADTTRRFGGTGLGLSIAQGLALAMGAPITVSSETGVGTRFSMNLTMPRTDPPVKVPAPRAAEPATGGLAGKRVLVAEDNETNQLIARAMLTSRGLDVSIVEDGEAAVGAVLGGQPGDRFDAVFMDVHMPGTDGLEATRRIRAAEAEHGRGERIPIIAMTANAFDDDRTACLDAGMDDFLPKPWKADQLAAVLGHLATGEFPRRRENQNS, encoded by the coding sequence GTGGCCGTGGACGATTCGGCGGCGCGGCGGACCGGCCCCTGGCCGGCTGCCCCCGTCCCGGTCATGGTGCCGCTGTTCGCCGTCGTCTACGCGGCGGCGGTGCTGGTCGGGCGGCTGTCACGGCTGCCCGGCACCTCGCTGTCGCTGGTCTGGCCGGCCGCGGCGGTGGCGTTCGTCTGGCTGCTGTGGGCCTCGTCCAGGGGCAGGCGCACCCTGGCCGTCAGTGCCCTCACCCTGACCGTGCTGGCCGGCGGCATCAACTACCTCACCGGCGCCGTCTCGATCGGGGTGGCCGCCGCGCTGGGCGCCGCCAACCTGGTGCAGGGCCTGACGGAAACCTTCCTGGTGCGCCGCTTCCGCCCGGACGCCTGGCAGTTGCGGCGCTCCCCCGACCTGGCGGTCTGGGTGATGTCCTGCGTCGGCGGCGCGGCGGCGGGCGCGCTGCTCGGCCCGGCTGCCCTGGCCGCCACCTCGCACCTGGAGTTCTGGCCGCTGGCCGGCGCCTGGACGCTGCGTAACGCGGCCAACACGTTCGTGTTCGCCGCGCTGGTGCTGCGGGTGGCCGCGCACGGCCCGGCCGACCTGGTGCCGCCGCGCGAGCGCGAACTGGAACTGGTGCTCGCGGTGATCACCTTCGTGGTGGCCTACGGCGTGGTGTTCGGGTTCGCCGACGGCCTGCCCCTGGCCTACCTGGTGCTGCCGCTGTCGATGTGGTTCTCGCTGCGGTTCTCCACCACCGTGGTGGCCGCGCACGTCTGGCTGGTGGCCGCCGGGGTGCTGCTGCTGACCCTGGCCGGGCACGGGCCGTTCGCGGCCACCTCCCCGGCCACCCGGGTGCTGCTCGCCCAGGCCTTCATCGCGATCGTGGCCCTGGTCGCGCTGCTGCTCGCGCTGCACCGCGACGAGCGCCAGGAACTGATCAGCCAGCTGCGCCGGGCCCGGGCCACCGCCGACCAGCAGGCGCAGGAGCTGCGGATCGCGTCCCGGCACAAGAGCGACTTCCTGGCCACGATGAGCCACGAGATCCGCACCCCGCTCAACGGCGTGCTCGGCTACACCTCCCTGCTGGCCGAGACCCCGGGCTCGCCCCAGGCCGGGGACTGGATCGCCGGCGCCGACGTGGCCGGGCACGTGCTGCTCGACATCGTCAACGACAGCCTCGACATGGCCAAGATCGAGGCCGGCGGGATCGAGCTGGAGCAGGTGCCGCTCGACCTGGTCGCGGTGGCCCGCGAGGCGCTGCTGCCCTCACAGCCACGGGCCGAGGCCACCGGGATCGACCTGCGGCTGGAAGTGGCCGACCGGCTGCACGCGCACCGGCTCGGCGATCCGACCCGGCTGCGCCAGGTGCTCACCAACCTGGTCGCGAACGCGGTGAAGTTCACCGAGCGGGGATCGGTCACGCTCACCCTGGAGGACGCCGGCGACCGGGTGCGCCTGTGTGTCACCGACACCGGGATCGGGATGGACGCCGACCAGCTGAGGAACCTGTTCACGCCGTTCGCCCAGGCCTCGGCCGACACCACGCGCCGGTTCGGCGGCACCGGTCTGGGGCTCTCGATCGCCCAGGGGCTGGCCCTGGCGATGGGCGCACCGATCACCGTCAGCTCGGAAACCGGCGTCGGGACCCGCTTCTCGATGAACCTGACGATGCCGCGCACCGATCCCCCGGTGAAGGTCCCGGCGCCGCGGGCGGCGGAGCCCGCGACCGGCGGGCTGGCCGGCAAGCGGGTGCTGGTGGCCGAGGACAACGAGACCAACCAGCTGATCGCCCGGGCCATGCTCACCTCGCGGGGCCTGGACGTGAGCATCGTGGAGGACGGCGAGGCGGCGGTCGGCGCCGTGCTCGGCGGGCAGCCAGGTGACCGGTTCGACGCCGTCTTCATGGACGTCCACATGCCCGGCACCGACGGCCTGGAGGCCACCCGCCGCATCCGCGCCGCCGAGGCGGAACACGGCCGGGGTGAACGGATCCCGATCATCGCGATGACCGCCAACGCCTTCGACGACGACCGCACCGCGTGCCTGGACGCCGGGATGGACGACTTCCTGCCCAAGCCCTGGAAGGCCGACCAGCTCGCCGCCGTGCTCGGCCACCTGGCCACGGGAGAGTTCCCGCGCCGCAGGGAGAACCAGAACTCCTGA
- the ald gene encoding alanine dehydrogenase produces MLVGVPKEIKNHEYRVAITPAGVRELTLRGHDVVIERGAGTGSSIPDADFEAAGAKLLETAGEVWSSAELLLKVKEPVASEYPLMRAGQTLFTYLHLAASRECTDALLASGTTAVAYETVQTASGALPLLAPMSEVAGRLAPQAGAHHLMRSAGGRGVLLGGVPGVRPARVVVIGAGISGMNAATVAAGMGADVQLLDLNVERLREADRVFGGRVTTIASSAFEIEKACLEADLVIGAVLVPGAKAPTLISNELVSRMRPGAVLVDISIDQGGCFEDSRPTTHAEPTYAVHGTVFYCVANMPGAVANTSTNALTNVTLPYAVSLAGRGWKDALRADAALARGLNTHEGRLTYAPVAQAHGLEHTSTADLLG; encoded by the coding sequence ATGCTGGTCGGCGTCCCCAAGGAGATCAAGAACCACGAGTACCGGGTGGCGATCACGCCCGCGGGTGTGCGGGAACTGACGCTGCGCGGTCACGACGTGGTGATCGAGCGCGGCGCCGGGACCGGTTCCTCGATCCCCGACGCGGATTTCGAGGCGGCCGGGGCGAAGCTGCTCGAAACCGCGGGCGAGGTCTGGTCTTCCGCGGAGCTGCTGCTCAAGGTGAAGGAGCCGGTGGCGTCCGAGTACCCGCTGATGCGGGCCGGGCAGACGCTGTTCACCTACCTGCACCTGGCCGCCTCGCGGGAGTGCACCGACGCGCTGCTGGCCTCCGGCACCACGGCGGTGGCCTACGAGACGGTGCAGACCGCCTCCGGGGCCCTGCCGCTGCTGGCGCCGATGAGCGAGGTCGCGGGGCGCCTGGCCCCGCAGGCCGGCGCCCACCACCTGATGCGCTCGGCCGGTGGCCGGGGCGTGCTGCTCGGCGGAGTGCCCGGCGTGCGCCCGGCCCGGGTCGTCGTCATCGGCGCCGGCATCTCCGGGATGAACGCCGCCACCGTCGCCGCCGGGATGGGCGCCGACGTGCAGCTGCTCGACCTGAACGTGGAGCGGCTGCGGGAGGCCGACCGGGTGTTCGGGGGCCGGGTGACGACGATCGCGTCGTCCGCCTTCGAGATCGAGAAGGCCTGCCTGGAGGCCGATCTGGTGATCGGCGCGGTGCTGGTGCCGGGTGCCAAGGCGCCGACCCTGATCAGCAACGAGCTGGTCTCGCGAATGCGGCCGGGCGCGGTGCTCGTCGACATCTCGATCGACCAGGGCGGTTGCTTCGAGGACTCCCGGCCCACCACCCACGCCGAGCCCACCTACGCCGTGCACGGCACCGTCTTCTACTGTGTCGCGAACATGCCCGGCGCGGTGGCGAACACGTCGACGAACGCCCTCACCAACGTCACCCTGCCGTACGCGGTCAGCCTGGCCGGGCGGGGCTGGAAGGACGCGCTGCGCGCCGACGCCGCTCTGGCCCGCGGCCTGAACACGCACGAGGGCAGGCTCACCTACGCGCCGGTGGCCCAGGCCCACGGGCTCGAGCACACGAGCACGGCAGACCTTCTCGGCTAG
- a CDS encoding Lrp/AsnC family transcriptional regulator — protein sequence MANDRRPGAGPRGTVAAELDDIDRAILSALTSDARMPNNALAAQVGVAPSTCLMRVRRLQDAGVIRGFRAELSPAALGRPLQALVAVRLATPSRHRIGAFAREMAELPGVLNVFFLGGANDFQVHIAVETPDALRDFVVRHLSARREVAFTETNVIFEHVTGGIGPAGPTG from the coding sequence ATGGCGAACGATCGTCGGCCCGGCGCCGGGCCACGCGGCACCGTGGCGGCCGAGCTGGACGACATCGACCGGGCCATCCTCAGTGCCCTGACCAGCGACGCCCGCATGCCGAACAACGCGCTCGCCGCCCAGGTCGGCGTGGCCCCGTCGACCTGCCTGATGCGGGTGCGCCGGCTCCAGGACGCCGGGGTGATCAGGGGTTTCCGGGCCGAGCTGTCACCGGCCGCGCTGGGGCGGCCGTTGCAGGCGCTCGTCGCGGTCCGCCTGGCCACGCCGTCCCGGCACCGGATCGGGGCGTTCGCCCGGGAGATGGCGGAGCTCCCCGGCGTCCTCAATGTGTTCTTCCTCGGTGGCGCCAACGACTTCCAGGTGCACATCGCGGTCGAGACGCCGGACGCTCTGCGGGATTTCGTGGTGCGGCACCTGAGCGCCCGGCGTGAGGTGGCGTTCACCGAGACCAACGTGATCTTCGAGCACGTCACCGGTGGGATCGGCCCGGCCGGCCCTACGGGATGA
- a CDS encoding Lrp/AsnC family transcriptional regulator: protein MEFLTTDELDHHLIHALRLDPRIPFSRFASLAGVSEQTVSRRFRRLREQGVVRVVGLVDPFAAGLGNWMVRIRSRPDSAVALADALAQRPDVGWVSLTSGGTEILCAARSLQGHGAESGQDLLLRRLPHTKEVIDFSAQMVLHRFDERLGSMGDLTELDAAQVTGIRDRALVRVDGEEAVTPIGPQDDALLAELRADGRAPVSRLAQVTGWGPARVQRRLEELVRSGLVYFDAEMALETMGFDTHATIWLTVSPADLDRVGRELAQHKEIAYVAAISGDRNLMGTAITRDPAHLYRYVTHGLGRVPGVQQLEISPILRRLKQNGSMMREGRLLAPVS, encoded by the coding sequence ATGGAATTCCTCACCACCGACGAGCTTGATCATCATCTGATCCATGCCCTGCGTCTGGACCCCCGCATCCCGTTCAGCCGGTTCGCGTCGCTGGCCGGGGTGTCGGAGCAGACGGTGTCCCGCCGGTTCCGGCGGCTGCGCGAGCAGGGCGTGGTGCGGGTGGTCGGTCTCGTCGACCCGTTCGCCGCCGGCCTGGGCAACTGGATGGTGCGCATCCGCTCACGGCCCGACTCCGCGGTGGCGCTCGCCGACGCGCTGGCACAGCGTCCCGACGTCGGCTGGGTGTCACTGACCTCGGGCGGTACCGAGATCCTCTGTGCCGCCAGGTCTCTCCAGGGGCACGGGGCGGAGAGCGGTCAGGACCTGCTGCTGCGCCGCCTCCCGCACACCAAGGAGGTGATCGACTTCAGTGCCCAGATGGTGCTGCACCGGTTCGACGAGCGGCTGGGGTCGATGGGGGACCTGACCGAGCTGGATGCCGCGCAGGTCACCGGCATCCGTGACCGGGCGCTGGTCCGGGTGGACGGCGAGGAGGCCGTGACCCCGATCGGCCCGCAGGACGACGCGCTGCTGGCCGAGCTGCGGGCGGACGGGCGCGCCCCGGTGTCCCGGCTGGCCCAGGTGACCGGCTGGGGACCGGCCCGCGTGCAGCGCCGCCTGGAGGAGCTGGTGCGCAGCGGCCTGGTCTACTTCGACGCCGAGATGGCGCTGGAGACGATGGGTTTCGACACCCACGCGACGATCTGGCTGACCGTGTCGCCGGCCGACCTGGACCGGGTGGGCCGGGAACTGGCGCAGCACAAGGAGATCGCCTACGTGGCCGCGATCAGCGGTGACCGCAACCTGATGGGCACGGCGATCACCCGCGACCCGGCCCACCTCTACCGCTACGTCACGCACGGCCTGGGCCGGGTCCCGGGTGTTCAGCAACTGGAGATCTCCCCGATCCTGCGGCGGCTCAAGCAGAACGGGTCGATGATGCGTGAAGGACGCCTGCTGGCACCGGTGTCCTGA
- a CDS encoding methyl-accepting chemotaxis protein, whose amino-acid sequence MGRRTVSLRATLLLLGVGSIVLTAAVLGGVAAWQSAVFSARADDTIADQRDSELDSLTSQVYQLVSNAGAATQDRVNRANTVALADLAEKGGLQLGTPSATWEATNQVTQETRTVRLPRVRVEGVWLGQNRDLETATPVVDTLAEKVGGSVTVFQRMNDAGDLLRVATNVPNAKNQRAIGTYIPSSNADGSDNAVVAAIKAGKSYRGVAQVVGTWYVTAYDPLKNASGEVIGAVFFGVPQADAIKELTESVAATKIGAHGGVSIYSDESADKGRIIASGLPAPSGDDPLKATDANGVTYIQQIVDAAADLEDGQDWTADYKLPGSGDAAAADSTVRVRYYSGYKWAIAVQTYNPDYAAASEALSDGRASMLTIFAIAALLLAVIGGGLASFWARRTANRLAGLTGALDKVARRDLNVQVVEGSDEIGRMSSALNTAVGEIRSLLSDMATTATGVSRAAGQVSTVGDEVAGAADAVAARTTHVAGEAEEMARTMATMETGSSEMSAAIGEIARNATQAASVAQETVQRTEQARAVIDRLGHSSAQIVDVIEVINAIAGQTNLLALNATIEAARAGEVGKGFAVVANEVKELARQTAEATVDVTTRVNAIKADTDDAVSAIVAIGDAIERVSSFQEAIAGAVEEQSSVTSEMTRSVQLVTGGGTQISAGIGEVKDTVASTLKAVGSSREAARTLDENARELTRLVERFAR is encoded by the coding sequence GTGGGAAGACGGACTGTCTCGCTGAGGGCCACCCTGCTGCTGCTCGGGGTCGGGAGCATCGTGCTGACGGCGGCCGTGCTGGGGGGTGTGGCGGCCTGGCAGAGCGCGGTGTTCAGCGCGCGGGCCGACGACACGATCGCCGATCAGCGCGACAGCGAGCTCGACAGTCTCACCTCGCAGGTCTACCAGCTCGTGTCCAACGCGGGGGCGGCCACGCAGGACCGGGTGAACCGGGCCAACACCGTCGCCCTGGCCGATCTGGCGGAGAAGGGCGGCCTCCAGCTCGGCACACCCTCGGCCACATGGGAGGCCACCAACCAGGTCACGCAGGAGACCAGGACCGTCCGCCTGCCACGGGTCCGGGTCGAGGGAGTGTGGCTGGGCCAGAACCGCGACCTGGAGACCGCCACCCCTGTCGTCGACACCCTCGCCGAGAAGGTCGGTGGCAGCGTCACCGTCTTCCAGCGTATGAACGACGCCGGCGACCTGCTGCGGGTCGCCACCAACGTCCCCAACGCGAAGAACCAGCGGGCCATCGGCACCTACATCCCCTCGTCCAACGCCGACGGCAGCGACAACGCCGTGGTCGCCGCGATCAAGGCGGGCAAGTCCTACCGGGGCGTGGCGCAGGTGGTCGGCACCTGGTACGTCACGGCCTACGACCCGCTGAAGAACGCGTCCGGCGAGGTGATCGGGGCGGTCTTCTTCGGCGTCCCGCAGGCGGACGCCATCAAGGAACTCACCGAGAGCGTCGCGGCCACGAAGATCGGTGCCCACGGCGGGGTCTCGATCTACAGCGACGAGTCGGCGGACAAGGGCCGGATCATCGCCTCCGGCCTGCCGGCGCCCTCCGGCGACGACCCGCTCAAGGCCACCGACGCGAACGGCGTCACCTACATCCAGCAGATCGTGGACGCCGCGGCGGATCTGGAGGACGGCCAGGACTGGACGGCCGACTACAAGCTCCCGGGGTCCGGCGACGCCGCGGCGGCGGACAGCACCGTGCGGGTCAGGTACTACTCGGGCTACAAGTGGGCCATCGCCGTGCAGACCTACAACCCCGACTACGCCGCGGCGAGCGAGGCCCTCAGCGACGGCCGGGCCAGCATGCTGACGATCTTCGCGATCGCCGCGCTGCTGCTCGCGGTGATCGGCGGCGGCCTGGCGTCGTTCTGGGCCCGGCGCACCGCGAACCGGCTGGCCGGACTCACCGGCGCCCTCGACAAGGTGGCCCGCCGCGACCTGAACGTGCAGGTGGTCGAGGGGTCGGACGAGATCGGGCGGATGAGCTCGGCGCTGAACACGGCAGTCGGCGAGATTCGCTCACTGCTGTCCGACATGGCGACCACCGCGACCGGGGTGTCGCGGGCGGCGGGGCAGGTCTCGACGGTGGGGGACGAGGTGGCCGGGGCCGCGGACGCCGTCGCCGCCCGCACCACGCACGTCGCCGGTGAGGCCGAGGAGATGGCCCGCACGATGGCCACCATGGAGACCGGATCGAGCGAGATGTCCGCCGCCATCGGTGAGATCGCCCGCAACGCGACCCAGGCGGCGTCCGTCGCGCAGGAGACGGTGCAGCGCACCGAGCAGGCCCGCGCCGTCATCGACCGGCTGGGCCACTCCAGCGCGCAGATCGTCGACGTGATCGAGGTGATCAACGCGATCGCCGGGCAGACCAACCTGCTGGCCCTGAACGCGACGATCGAGGCGGCCCGGGCCGGTGAGGTGGGCAAGGGCTTCGCGGTGGTCGCCAACGAGGTCAAGGAGCTGGCCCGGCAGACCGCGGAGGCCACCGTCGACGTCACCACCCGGGTCAACGCGATCAAGGCGGACACCGACGACGCGGTCTCGGCCATCGTCGCGATCGGTGACGCGATCGAGCGGGTCAGCAGCTTCCAGGAGGCCATCGCCGGCGCCGTGGAGGAGCAGAGCTCGGTGACGTCGGAGATGACCCGCAGCGTGCAGCTGGTCACCGGCGGCGGCACACAGATCAGCGCCGGCATCGGCGAGGTCAAGGACACCGTGGCCAGCACCCTCAAGGCGGTGGGCAGCTCGCGTGAGGCCGCCCGCACCCTCGACGAGAACGCCCGCGAACTGACCCGCCTGGTGGAGCGTTTCGCCCGCTGA
- a CDS encoding MFS transporter: MRQWTPLLAVCLGTFMLLIDVTIVNVALPDITRDLDAGFSAVQWVIDIYALSLAALLLGAGGLADALGRRRVYLAGLTLFAAASVACGLSQDITVLIIGRAVQGVGGAAMFATTIALINISYTGRDRATAYGIWGAVSGAAAGAGLVIGGVLTDLLSWRWAFWVNLPISLLAITLTLIVFGDDERKRVRLDLPGMVTFTAAAGLITYAIIEAGEQGWTTRTPMISAGLGVLALIVFVLLQRRTTHPLIDLSLLRRPVFTGAVLAAAVLSSAAFGSSALISIWLQSVVGLSPMAAGLSLLPMSAVAFAVAGALSRRLHGVPVARPIGAGLFLIGCGSLLMLLVRADSTWTALLPGLLFVGVGVGLATPPLTAAALSAVPVQRSGMASGVLNTSRQLGLAFGVAVLGSVFTSRAGDVLASRDVPASGDIASAVSGGQTQAVLQAAPAAFREQLEAAVHAAFASGLHGAFAIAGAVGVLGSVVVFLLLRRAPAEAPHAGAPVSSPAVQKDTTPSR; the protein is encoded by the coding sequence ATGCGTCAGTGGACCCCGCTTCTGGCGGTCTGCCTGGGCACCTTCATGCTGCTCATCGACGTCACCATCGTGAACGTCGCGCTGCCCGACATCACCCGCGACCTGGACGCGGGATTCAGTGCGGTGCAGTGGGTCATCGACATCTACGCCCTCAGCCTGGCGGCGCTGCTGCTGGGTGCCGGGGGCCTGGCCGACGCGCTCGGCCGGCGCCGGGTCTACCTGGCCGGGCTGACACTCTTCGCCGCCGCCTCCGTGGCCTGCGGCCTGTCCCAGGACATCACCGTGCTGATCATCGGCCGCGCGGTGCAGGGCGTGGGCGGCGCGGCGATGTTCGCCACCACCATCGCCCTGATCAACATCTCGTACACCGGCCGGGACCGGGCCACCGCCTACGGCATCTGGGGCGCGGTCTCCGGGGCCGCCGCCGGGGCCGGGCTGGTGATCGGGGGCGTACTCACCGATCTGCTGTCGTGGCGCTGGGCGTTCTGGGTCAACCTGCCGATCTCGCTGCTGGCGATCACGCTGACGCTGATCGTGTTCGGCGACGACGAGCGCAAGCGGGTCCGGCTCGACCTGCCGGGCATGGTCACGTTCACCGCGGCCGCCGGGCTGATCACCTACGCCATCATCGAGGCCGGCGAACAAGGGTGGACGACGAGAACCCCGATGATCTCGGCCGGTCTCGGCGTCCTGGCGCTGATCGTCTTCGTCCTGCTCCAGCGCCGCACCACGCACCCGCTGATCGACCTGAGCCTGCTGCGCCGGCCGGTGTTCACCGGCGCCGTGCTCGCCGCGGCCGTGCTCTCCTCGGCGGCGTTCGGCTCCAGCGCGCTGATCTCGATCTGGCTCCAGTCCGTGGTCGGGCTCAGCCCGATGGCGGCCGGGTTGTCGCTGCTGCCGATGTCGGCCGTGGCGTTCGCCGTGGCCGGGGCCCTGAGCCGGCGCCTGCACGGGGTGCCGGTGGCCCGGCCGATCGGCGCCGGGCTGTTCCTGATCGGCTGCGGCAGCCTGCTCATGCTGCTGGTGCGGGCGGACTCGACCTGGACGGCGCTGCTGCCCGGCCTGCTCTTCGTCGGGGTCGGCGTCGGCCTGGCCACGCCGCCGCTGACCGCCGCGGCCCTGTCCGCGGTCCCGGTGCAGCGCAGCGGCATGGCCTCGGGCGTGCTGAACACCTCGCGCCAGCTCGGCCTGGCGTTCGGCGTGGCCGTGCTCGGGTCGGTGTTCACCTCCCGCGCCGGTGACGTGCTGGCCTCGCGCGACGTGCCGGCGTCCGGCGACATCGCCTCGGCCGTGTCCGGCGGGCAGACCCAGGCCGTGCTCCAGGCGGCGCCGGCGGCGTTCCGTGAGCAGCTGGAGGCGGCCGTGCACGCGGCCTTTGCCTCCGGTCTGCACGGGGCGTTCGCGATCGCCGGGGCGGTCGGCGTGCTCGGGTCGGTCGTGGTGTTCCTGCTGCTGCGCAGGGCACCGGCCGAGGCGCCGCACGCGGGTGCTCCCGTGTCCTCCCCGGCCGTCCAGAAGGACACCACGCCCTCGCGCTGA
- a CDS encoding ABC transporter substrate-binding protein: MGHARVLRSSAVAAAVVLSLSLAACGSSGGTASGERRTLRYAYAFTPVAALSPYSDDAVTSYGVGATETLARLDASGAPEPSLATSWTRTDATTWELTLREGVTFQDGTPMDAEAVAGSLTHAAQADPAPRALSGTELTVTAEGDDTVRIVTGTADPVLVQRLTSPELAVLSAKAYEDDAAAPSVIGTGTGPYTITRLNGTTSADLTANDGYWGGRPALAGIELSFVADGDQRASALRAGQTDVAQALPADQLSQVGADHVLAVPLPRTVSIHLTQSSAVFRDAGQREAAREAVQDLDLAGTVYAGAADPAKGLFSSVSTWADDRPAADYPQATTPQDRQITLATFSDRPEMAEIAAVVADRWRKAGFTMKTVVREYNQMEKDFLDGTYDAVIMSRSYGQDTADPISYLQSDFGCDGGYNISRYCDEDLDSELADAARQAGVDARNQAAVAAEHEVLSAVAVIPLVHDRTQFGLADGVSGLARDPWERAVVTAETTLGD; the protein is encoded by the coding sequence ATGGGCCATGCGCGTGTTCTGAGGTCGTCCGCGGTCGCGGCGGCCGTCGTCCTCTCCCTGTCCCTGGCCGCCTGCGGAAGCTCCGGCGGCACCGCCTCCGGCGAACGGCGCACGCTGCGGTACGCGTACGCGTTCACCCCGGTCGCGGCGCTCTCGCCGTACAGCGACGATGCGGTGACCAGCTACGGGGTGGGCGCGACCGAGACACTGGCCAGGCTCGACGCCTCCGGCGCCCCGGAGCCCTCGCTGGCCACCTCCTGGACCCGGACCGACGCCACGACCTGGGAACTCACCCTGCGCGAGGGCGTCACGTTCCAGGACGGCACACCGATGGACGCCGAGGCGGTGGCCGGGTCGCTCACCCACGCGGCGCAGGCCGACCCGGCGCCGCGCGCGCTGTCCGGCACCGAGCTGACCGTGACGGCGGAGGGTGACGACACGGTGCGGATCGTCACCGGCACCGCGGACCCGGTGCTCGTGCAGCGGCTGACCTCACCGGAACTGGCCGTGCTGTCGGCCAAGGCGTACGAGGACGACGCGGCGGCGCCGTCGGTGATCGGGACCGGCACCGGGCCGTACACGATCACCCGGCTGAACGGCACCACGTCGGCCGACCTGACCGCGAACGACGGCTACTGGGGCGGCAGACCGGCGCTGGCCGGGATCGAGCTGAGCTTCGTTGCGGACGGCGACCAGCGGGCGTCCGCGCTGCGGGCCGGGCAGACCGACGTGGCGCAGGCCCTGCCCGCCGACCAGCTGAGCCAGGTCGGCGCCGACCACGTGCTGGCCGTGCCGCTGCCACGCACCGTGTCGATCCACCTGACCCAGAGCTCGGCCGTGTTCCGCGACGCCGGACAGCGCGAGGCCGCCCGGGAGGCCGTGCAGGACCTCGACCTGGCCGGCACCGTCTACGCCGGCGCGGCCGACCCGGCGAAGGGGCTGTTCTCCTCGGTGTCGACCTGGGCGGACGACCGCCCGGCCGCCGACTACCCGCAGGCCACCACCCCGCAGGACCGGCAGATCACCCTGGCCACGTTCAGCGACCGGCCGGAGATGGCCGAGATCGCCGCCGTGGTGGCCGATCGCTGGCGCAAGGCCGGTTTCACGATGAAGACGGTGGTGCGCGAGTACAACCAGATGGAGAAGGACTTCCTCGACGGCACCTACGACGCGGTGATCATGAGCCGGTCGTACGGGCAGGACACCGCCGACCCGATCAGCTACCTGCAATCCGACTTCGGCTGCGACGGCGGCTACAACATCAGCCGGTACTGCGACGAGGACCTCGACTCCGAGCTGGCCGACGCCGCGCGGCAGGCCGGCGTGGACGCCCGGAACCAGGCCGCCGTGGCCGCCGAGCACGAGGTGCTCTCCGCCGTCGCGGTGATCCCGCTGGTGCACGACCGCACCCAGTTCGGCCTGGCCGACGGGGTGTCGGGGCTGGCCCGGGACCCGTGGGAGCGGGCGGTCGTCACGGCGGAAACCACGCTGGGCGACTGA
- a CDS encoding NADP-dependent oxidoreductase, translated as MDRRWVATRFGGPEVLELVEYEAPEPGPGEVTIGVRAAGVNPADLKGFAAGQDEGLLPRAVGFEVAGVIEAVGPALDGRAFSPGDEVLAFQVTGGYASRITTLARNVFAKPPPLGFAEAANLLLAGVTAADMLHVTGVTSGDTIILHGASGAVGVSVLQQARGLGARVIGTASDRNADVVRRFGGVPVRYGDGLLERLRDLAPRGYVAALDTVGTDEAADVSLALVPDRRRIVTIAGWDRAQRDGFLAVGGSTPESRAFRNRSRQPLVELAAAGHLVVPVARTFPLDQAPAALELLRGGHPGGKLALIP; from the coding sequence ATGGATCGCAGGTGGGTGGCCACTCGTTTCGGCGGGCCCGAGGTGCTGGAGCTGGTGGAGTACGAGGCGCCGGAGCCCGGGCCCGGTGAGGTGACGATCGGGGTGCGGGCGGCGGGGGTGAATCCGGCCGATCTCAAGGGATTCGCGGCGGGGCAGGACGAGGGGTTGCTGCCCCGGGCTGTCGGGTTCGAGGTGGCCGGGGTGATCGAGGCGGTCGGGCCGGCTCTGGACGGGCGGGCGTTCTCGCCCGGCGACGAGGTGCTGGCCTTCCAGGTGACGGGCGGGTACGCCAGCCGCATCACCACACTCGCACGCAACGTGTTCGCCAAGCCACCGCCCCTCGGCTTCGCCGAGGCCGCGAACCTGCTCCTGGCCGGGGTCACGGCGGCCGACATGCTGCACGTCACCGGGGTGACGTCCGGCGACACGATCATTCTGCACGGGGCGTCCGGGGCCGTCGGGGTGAGCGTGCTCCAGCAGGCCAGGGGTCTGGGGGCGCGGGTGATCGGAACCGCGTCGGACCGTAACGCCGACGTCGTCCGCCGGTTCGGGGGTGTGCCCGTGCGGTACGGCGACGGGCTGCTGGAACGGCTGCGGGACCTGGCTCCGCGGGGATACGTCGCCGCCCTCGACACCGTCGGCACGGACGAGGCCGCGGACGTCTCACTGGCCCTGGTCCCCGACCGCCGCCGCATCGTGACGATCGCCGGCTGGGACCGGGCGCAGCGGGACGGGTTCCTCGCGGTCGGCGGCTCCACGCCGGAGAGCCGGGCCTTCCGCAACCGCTCCCGTCAGCCCCTCGTCGAGCTGGCCGCGGCCGGCCACCTGGTGGTGCCGGTGGCCCGCACCTTCCCCCTCGACCAGGCCCCGGCCGCGCTCGAGCTGCTGCGCGGCGGGCACCCGGGCGGCAAGCTCGCGCTCATCCCGTAG